A genome region from Babesia bigemina genome assembly Bbig001, chromosome : I includes the following:
- a CDS encoding RING finger protein 157, with product MGHAVSRVRHARLFARPELEEGSNPAPPQQIILEPEISNLTSFIVDAAATPKDFTEKPDLPVSRSSLEGIRSMGAAVAVLKSSITVHQFTLSFEYSSRAPATVSFLFQQKHQGLSNGIPSFSKAELRLGPYQLPVGDKLQYRLDRNDVLAHRRLTYEFSSFKDEPAFVPILLLFAAPANDYELFIMGGLAFSSTSNRWEFVTTKQRVRQGGVGYELQEVYGLNASAFSKSFNKADDVDTDSRCVVCLTNAKDTFVMPCRHMCMCSTCAAGMGNMYKSCPMCRTTISHIVHMSQMTTE from the exons ATGGGACACGCCGTAAGCCGCGTGAGGCACGCGCGCTTATTCGCCCGGCCTGAGTTGGAGGAAGGCAGCAACCCCGCGCCTCCTCAACAGATCATCCTGGAGCCCGAAATATCCAATCTGACG AGCTTCATTGTAGACGCCGCCGCAACGCCAAAAGACTTCACGGAGAAGCCAGACCTCCCCGTCAGCAGGTCTTCATTGGAAGGCATCCGTAGCATGGGCGCCGCCGTTGCCGTGCTGAAGTCGAGTATAACAGTACATCAG TTCACGCTGTCCTTCGAATACAGCTCCCGTGCGCCGGCCACCGTGAGCTTCCTGTTCCAGCAGAAGCACCAAGGCCTTTCAAACGGAATCCCATC GTTCTCAAAAGCCGAATTGCGACTGGGGCCGTACCAACTGCCGGTGGGCGATAAGCTGCAATACCGTCTGGACCGGAACGACGTGCTGGCCCATCGGCGTTTGACCTACGAGTTCAGCTCGTTTAAAGATGAGCCCGCCTTCGTGCCGATCCTCTTGCTCTTCGCCGCGCCTGCCAACGACTACGAGCTGTTCATCATGGGCGGCCTGGCGTTTAGCTCAACCAGCAACCGTTGGGAGTTCGTGACCACGAAGCAGCGGGTGCGCCAGGGCGGCGTGGGCTACGAGCTGCAGGAGGTGTACGGGCTGAACGCGTCGGCCTTCAGCAAATCCTTCAACAAGGCAGACGACGTCGATACAGACAGCCGGTGCGTCGTGTGCCTCACCAATGCGAAGGACACCTTCGTGATGCCGTGCCGCCACATGTGCATGTGCAGCACGTGCGCCGCCGGCATGGGCAACATGTACAAAAGCTGCCCGATGTGCCGCACCACCATATCGCATATCGTCCACATGTCGCAGATGACAACCGAATGA
- a CDS encoding myosin B, putative — MAGPASASAAGKAKPGGKGGGDHFLRMESRVENMDYLIGQHVWIKVDSDELFALVTVKSYSADKVSVSYNGEQLTVPFEHCLNVDVMNAPLETHDLVKLPHANSAVVLDILRTRFMSNLIYTYAGKLLIVLNPFRLIPDLYGPNVIERYRKSDSAMGFPSDVPPHTYAVAQCAISGLLRNGQCQSCIVSGESGAGKTETAKQLMSFFAYGPSKSSDNVQQVVMGSNVILEAFGNAKTLRNNNSSRFGKFIKILVAPEGGLKGGIICSYMLELSRIEFQAEDERNYHIFYQCLKGLTVEEKQSYGFRPMESYRFLNGGKCCDAPGIDDVKEFAAVRRELQTLCPDSGFADFMRCIAGILLCGNIEFTEVAAMGVENAASVSNRDDFEQLCGLLGFGSEQAERALTTKVVKIQGNDIASAITVPAAEVNVRALAKDLYGALFEFCIDKINSIIQFDDSAQRWIGILDIYGFEYFQRNTYEQLLINYANERLQQYFINRVFASEIAEYDAEGINHSSISYTDNSEVLLVFDKPNCSIFSFLEEQCLIQTGSAERFTASCKSKIKSELFVPAQGAVCRFTVIHTATGVTYETDEFVAKNKHKLSPAILELLHNSSNSIVRESSARIPAETGNMKGKFLGSKFQSSIGALMRTLNETESHFIRCIKTNQQKQPLLFETRNVYGQLISLSIVEAIQTIHRGFAYRATFEKFIQDNEFLNSFLNFQSSGGSDMKSSIVTIMRNLGIDENEYQVGHTKVFLKKNGWMMLEKVFLQYSQASKPLTAALYSIMRVWRNRRHLERSRSAIIRIQSNMRRYVIQASSIAMRERANEFVGLVLALDFMLNEDPRVGAATTIQAWCRMFICRRRYLRQLEAKRAEQRRLRATANLRRVKTVVRVVGVCRFMVLACDERRFVRAATTIASFWRMHVAIRRLNNLRLRRLTEFAATMIQKHVRGYLCRKGYRHLLGLRVPATRIQSLFRMCLAINHLPRDVGLRCRQIRERLRAIQRLAVVQTLARSVVFHRQLLAAHDAVLSLQKFCWPRACNKDITRVQRAGATIKDHWRRYNQSSVVRVERNRLLDGASRQLLERLTTEETECAHRVLQRSAASRNRRLLPVHVNVYSDHRPAYPSGWSTCLEQLLCKGGSKPPGMTSVGMCLRHSVAVLDDREVYAFGGGSRLPRLLATVPPPLQVTSVKCGAEHAVLLLSDGTLYGWGGNANGQCGVAPSTAAIKSPTLIRMPFRDGQPIHVRSVGVGAYHNCAVGVNGEVLVWGSHVDLNLPSFNEDILTPAEVPAGEWLRGERAEEAHCGRRVSYLLTAGGQVLSFGRSTNGQLGHEFPERRSPRPVDLPDRVVSLSCGGNFTLAVTSKYEVFVFGTALCVRGGRELQHTFALPTPLAVDRAVLRSPVVRCSAGLWESNVLTEAGRLCAWSHLRLDDGRARPIIYVYSCASECALLDVQSAYCGSLSATLAVMQRPGP, encoded by the coding sequence ATGGCCGGTCCTGCGTCGGCGTCTGCCGCCGGCAAGGCGAAGCCCGGCGGCAAGGGCGGAGGGGACCACTTCCTGCGCATGGAGTCGCGTGTCGAAAACATGGACTACCTGATAGGCCAGCATGTGTGGATCAAGGTGGACAGCGACGAGCTGTTCGCGCTGGTGACGGTGAAGTCGTACTCCGCCGACAAGGTGTCCGTGTCGTACAACGGCGAGCAGCTGACGGTGCCGTTCGAGCACTGCCTGAACGTGGACGTCATGAACGCGCCGCTGGAGACCCACGACCTGGTGAAGCTCCCGCATGCGAACAGCGCCGTGGTTCTGGACATTTTGCGCACGCGTTTCATGTCCAACCTGATCTACACGTACGCCGGTAAGTTGCTGATTGTGCTGAACCCGTTTCGGCTGATCCCCGACCTGTACGGCCCGAACGTCATCGAGCGCTACCGGAAGTCCGACAGCGCCATGGGGTTCCCGTCGGACGTGCCGCCTCACACTTACGCGGTTGCGCAGTGCGCAATCAGcgggctgctgcgcaacgGGCAGTGCCAGTCGTGCATCGTGAGCGGCGAGTCCGGCGCGGGCAAGACCGAGACTGCGAAGCAGCTGATGAGCTTCTTCGCGTACGGTCCGAGCAAGAGCTCGGACaacgtgcagcaggtggTGATGGGGTCCAACGTGATTTTGGAGGCGTTCGGCAACGCGAAGACGCTGCGCAACAACAACAGCTCGCGTTTCGGCAAGTTCATCAAGATCCTGGTTGCGCCCGAGGGCGGGCTGAAAGGCGGGATCATCTGCAGCTACATGCTGGAGCTGTCCCGCATCGAGTTCCAGGCCGAGGACGAGCGCAACTACCACATCTTCTACCAGTGCCTCAAGGGCCTCACCGTGGAGGAGAAGCAGTCGTACGGGTTCCGCCCGATGGAGTCGTACCGCTTTCTGAACGGCGGCAAGTGCTGCGACGCGCCCGGCATCGACGACGTGAAGGAGTTCGCCGCCGTGCGCCGCGAGCTGCAGACGCTGTGCCCCGACTCCGGGTTCGCCGACTTCATGCGCTGCATTGCGGGCATTTTGCTGTGCGGCAACATCGAGTTCACCGAGGTTGCGGCGATGGGCGTCGAGAACGCCGCGTCCGTGTCCAACCGCGACGACTTCGAGCAGCTGTGCGGGCTGCTGGGGTTCGGCAGCGAGCAGGCCGAGCGCGCGTTGACGACGAAGGTCGTGAAGATCCAGGGCAACGACATCGCGTCCGCCATAACTGTGCCTGCGGCGGAGGTGAACGTCCGCGCGCTGGCGAAGGACCTGTACGGCGCGTTGTTCGAGTTCTGCATCGACAAGATCAACAGCATCATCCAGTTCGACGACAGCGCGCAGCGTTGGATCGGCATCCTGGACATTTACGGGTTCGAGTACTTCCAGCGCAACACgtacgagcagctgctgatcAACTACGCGAACGAGCGTCTGCAGCAGTACTTCATCAACCGCGTGTTCGCGTCGGAGATCGCGGAGTACGACGCGGAGGGCATCAACCACTCGTCGATTTCGTACACCGACAACTCCGAGGTGCTGCTGGTGTTCGACAAGCCCAACTGCTCGATCTTCTCGTTCCTGGAGGAGCAGTGCCTGATCCAGACGGGCTCCGCGGAGCGCTTCACCGCGAGCTGCAAGTCCAAGATCAAGAGCGAGCTGTTCGTGCCCGCGCAGGGCGCCGTCTGCCGGTTCACCGTCATCCACACCGCGACGGGCGTGACGTACGAGACCGACGAGTTCGTGGCGAAGAACAAGCACAAGCTGAGCCCGGCGAtcctggagctgctgcacaacTCCAGCAACAGCATTGTGCGCGAAAGCTCCGCGCGCATCCCAGCCGAGACCGGGAACATGAAGGGCAAGTTCCTGGGGTCGAAGTTCCAGAGCTCCATCGGCGCGCTGATGCGGACCCTGAACGAGACCGAGTCGCACTTCATCCGCTGCATCAAGACCAACCAACAGAAGCAGCCGCTGCTGTTCGAGACCCGCAACGTGTACGGGCAGCTGATTTCGCTGTCCATCGTGGAGGCCATCCAGACCATCCACCGCGGTTTCGCTTACCGCGCCACGTTCGAGAAGTTCATCCAGGACAACGAGTTCCTGAACTCCTTCCTGAACTTCCAGTCGTCCGGCGGCAGCGACATGAAGAGCTCGATCGTGACGATCATGCGCAACCTGGGCATCGACGAGAACGAGTACCAGGTGGGCCACACCAAGGTGTTTCTGAAGAAGAACGGCTGGATGATGCTGGAGAAGGTGTTTCTGCAGTACAGCCAGGCGTCCAAGCCGCTGACCGCGGCGCTGTACAGCATCATGAGGGTGTGGCGCAACCGGCGCCACCTGGAGCGCAGCCGTTCCGCCATCATCCGCATCCAGTCCAACATGCGGCGTTACGTCATCCAGGCGTCCAGCATCGCGATGCGCGAGCGCGCGAACGAGTTCGTGGGTCTGGTGTTGGCGCTCGACTTCATGCTGAACGAGGACCCGCGGGTCGGCGCCGCGACCACCATTCAGGCGTGGTGCCGCATGTTCatctgccgccgccgttACCTCCGGCAGTTGGAGGCCAAACGCGCCGAGCAGCGCCGCCTGCGTGCGACCGCCAATCTGCGCCGCGTCAAAACGGTCGTCCGTGTGGTGGGCGTTTGCAGGTTCATGGTGCTCGCGTGCGATGAGCGCAGGTTCGTCCGCGCCGCGACGACGATCGCCTCCTTTTGGCGCATGCACGTGGCCATCCGCCGGCTGAACAACCTGCGACTGCGGCGCCTCACCGAGTTCGCCGCCACGATGATCCAGAAGCACGTGCGCGGGTACCTGTGCAGGAAGGGTTACCGCCACCTGCTGGGGCTGCGTGTGCCCGCCACTCGCATCCAGTCCCTGTTCCGGATGTGcctggccatcaaccaccTGCCCCGCGACGTGGGCCTCAGGTGCCGGCAGATCCGCGAGCGTCTGCGCGCAATACAGCGCCTGGCCGTGGTGCAGACCCTGGCGCGGTCCGTGGTGTTCCaccggcagctgctggcggcGCACGACGCCGTGCTGTCGCTGCAGAAGTTCTGCTGGCCGCGGGCGTGCAACAAGGACATAACGCGCGTGCAGCGCGCGGGTGCGACCATCAAGGACCACTGGCGGCGCTACAACCAGTCGTCCGTGGTGCGTGTGGAGCGCAACCGGCTGCTGGACGGCGCGAGTCGGCAGCTGCTCGAGCGCCTGACGACCGAGGAGACCGAGTGCGCGCACCGCGTGCTGCAGCGGAGCGCCGCGTCGAGGAACCGCCGCCTGTTGCCGGTGCATGTGAacgtgtactctgaccatCGTCCCGCGTACCCCAGCGGGTGGTCGACGTGcttggagcagctgctttgCAAGGGCGGCTCCAAACCGCCCGGGATGACATCGGTGGGCATGTGCCTGCGCCACAGCGTGGCCGTGCTGGACGACAGGGAGGTGTACGCGTTCGGCGGCGGGTCCCGGCTGCCCCGCCTCCTGGCAAcggtgccgccgccgctgcaGGTGACGTCCGTCAAGTGCGGCGCGGAGCacgcggtgctgctgctgagcgaCGGCACGCTCTACGGCTGGGGCGGCAACGCCAACGGGCAGTGCGGCGTGGCCCCGTCCACTGCGGCGATAAAGTCGCCCACGCTCATCCGCATGCCGTTCAGGGACGGGCAGCCGATCCACGTGCGCTCCGTCGGCGTGGGCGCGTACCACAACTGCGCGGTGGGAGTGAATGGGGAGGTGCTGGTTTGGGGCAGCCACGTCGACCTGAACCTGCCGTCGTTCAACGAGGACATTCTGACCCCGGCGGAGGTTCCTGCCGGGGAgtggctgcgcggcgagcGTGCGGAAGAGGCGCACTGCGGGCGCCGCGTGAGCTACCTGCTGACCGCGGGCGGGCAGGTCCTGTCCTTCGGCCGCAGCACCAACGGCCAGCTGGGGCACGAGTTCCCCGAGCGCCGCTCGCCGAGGCCGGTGGACCTCCCCGACAGGGTGGTTTCGCTGTCCTGCGGCGGCAACTTCACGCTGGCCGTCACCAGCAAGTACGAGGTCTTCGTCTTCGGGACTGCGCTCTGCGTGCGGGGCGGCAGGGAACTGCAGCACACCTTCGCCCTGCCGACGCCCCTGGCGGTCGACCGCGCCGTGCTGAGGTCGCCGGTGGTGCGTTGCAGCGCGGGGCTGTGGGaatccaacgtgctgacggAGGCCGGGCGGCTGTGCGCCTGGAGCCACTTACGCCTGGACGACGGCCGCGCGCGTCCCATCATCTACGTGTACTCGTGCGCGTCGGAAtgcgcgctgctggacgtgcaAAGTGCGTACTGCGGCAGTCTCTCCGCCACTCTCGCCGTCATGCAGCGGCCTGGGCCGTAG
- a CDS encoding Putative GTP-ase activating protein for Arf — translation MDTIAKLQVDARGYVTDEARDKVFRQLLAQTENAVCIDCNARNPTWVSLTYAVHLCLNCSGKHRQFGSHISFVRSADMDKFTREQLIRIAHGGNARAKTYFRQIGLTRQPYDYASPMAQRYPAMLDAELGTVREQAPERSFSQKQPSSDLLDLGNDDAAPKRVEQTGTMSSGLTSNATAAPRASTGIGSMTLGRGSSDATRSWGTRTGSGGHGAGFGGRVDLDFDAFERSIISEAAQKKNLIATRTTEPTPQAREQTPLVTFAPPTSSPQQYAPPPDMSRFAGKTGISSDQVFGRGAYAQHAPMNVTLNPHKTSLSSDEYFGRPPKSRGNSETFEERAVQNIKEGIAIALKEGNRLVGMAKQWFSSHQH, via the coding sequence ATGGATACGATAGCTAAGCTCCAGGTCGACGCCCGCGGATACGTCACCGACGAGGCGCGCGACAAGGTGTTCAGGCAGCTCCTCGCCCAGACGGAAAACGCCGTGTGCATCGACTGCAACGCCAGAAATCCGACATGGGTGTCGCTGACCTACGCCGTGCATCTGTGCCTCAACTGCTCGGGGAAGCACAGGCAGTTCGGATCTCACATCTCCTTCGTCAGGTCCGCCGACATGGACAAGTTCACGCGGGAGCAGCTCATACGCATCGCTCACGGCGGGAACGCGCGCGCTAAGACCTACTTCAGGCAGATCGGGCTCACCAGGCAGCCGTACGACTACGCCTCGCCGATGGCGCAGAGGTACCCCGCCATGTTGGACGCCGAACTCGGCACCGTGCGAGAACAGGCGCCAGAAAGGTCGTTCTCGCAGAAGCAGCCATCGAGCGACCTGCTGGACCTGGGAAATGACGACGCAGCGCCCAAGCGCGTTGAACAGACTGGCACTATGTCCAGCGGGTTAACCAGCAACGCAACTGCGGCGCCCAGGGCTTCGACCGGTATCGGTTCAATGACACTCGGCAGAGGCTCGAGTGACGCCACGCGCAGCTGGGGAACGCGTACAGGCTCCGGAGGGCACGGCGCGGGCTTCGGCGGCAGGGTCGATCTGGACTTCGACGCCTTTGAAAGGTCAATTATCAGCGAGGCCGCACAGAAGAAAAACTTAATCGCAACACGCACCACGGAGCCGACGCCACAGGCGCGGGAGCAGACGCCTTTGGTAACCTTTGCGCCACCCACCAGCTCGCCACAGCAGTacgcaccgccgccggacATGAGCAGGTTCGCCGGCAAAACTGGAATCTCCTCGGACCAGGTGTTCGGACGCGGCGCGTACGCGCAGCACGCGCCGATGAACGTCACGCTCAACCCGCACAAGACGAGCTTGTCCTCGGACGAGTACTTCGGCAGGCCGCCCAAGTCCCGGGGCAACTCCGAGACCTTCGAGGAGCGCGCTGTACAAAACATCAAGGAAGGAATCGCCATTGCGTTAAAGGAGGGTAATAGATTAGTGGGAATGGCCAAGCAGTGGTTCAGCAGCCACCAACATTAA
- a CDS encoding peptidyl-prolyl cis-trans isomerase, putative, with amino-acid sequence MTTAAEPAKEEKPLGGPPYLTDYMTNPDNPVVFMDIQVGSHPLGRLKIELFADKVPRTAENFRQFCTGEFKQNSCSVGYKGALFHKVVADCMGGDFVKGDGTGCLSIYGHSFADENFTLKHTRCGILSMANTGPNSNGCQFNIVSKACDWMDGKNVVFGCLIDDDSTLVLRKMESVTVGDDFRPKLPLTIAQCGQL; translated from the exons ATGACGACCGCAGCGGAGCCTGCGAAGGAGGAGAAGCCGCTTGGCGGCCCTCCTTATCTCACCGACTATATGACCAACCCGGACAATCCCGTCGTTTTCATGGACATCCAGGTCGGATCGCATCCCTTAG GCAGGCTAAAGATCGAGCTGTTCGCCGACAAGGTGCCGCGCACCGCGGAGAACTTCCGGCAGTTCTGCACGGGGGAGTTCAAGCAAAACTCGTGCTCTGTGGGCTACAAGGGGGCGCTGTTCCACAAGGTGGTGGCAGATTGCATG GGAGGCGACTTCGTGAAGGGCGACGGCACCGGCTGCCTGAGCATTTACGGGCACAGCTTCGCCGACGAGAACTTCACCCTGAAGCACACGCGCTGCGGAATATTGAGCATGGCGAACACCGGCCCGAACAGCAACGGGTGCCAATTCAACATCGTGAGCAAGGCATGCGACTGGATGGACGGGAAAAATGTTGTATTCGGTTGTCTTATTGACGACGACTCTACCCTCGTCTTGCGCAAGATGGAGAGCGTAACGGTTGGCGACGACTTCCGTCCCAAGCTGCCGTTGACTATAGCGCAATGCGGTCAGCTGTGA
- a CDS encoding tRNA pseudouridine synthase, putative, translating to MSRDKRILDGAPDDAAGEPSPKRAREDTESPRENDQALGSNSVDTVSAPRVHVPKTKYAIAFGLVPIVIQSGPGSEHVNTVEGCMLDALFAAGAIHESHRSLIAKLQLSKASRTDKGVHAACTYIGGRFELSHLSSGEPDVSRENALVSKLNELLPGDIRCFQVLRVTRGFCARYEYVFPEWLLRKRYVLDDESKRELFSKLSEQMGGNLQSHDHISCPRIGRGPSNGYDGTTEDRELDLASLESILQAFCGSHDFRNFTPKQKGMENTTQRFIHELKACGAPHRFRYRCCDRDGDGAVLFVQPDSQDDKSGVRSCAIPFTLSKRHVVQTALAPAEGLFLHHPSFDAYNKRCAPPQTPFIEYEDVEAQVEEFKQARLYPEIVSSFEGDVWSTWLTRLVRNPFFLENCDFRVSGEQPTGAKGTAAPGAAAAPDPAAGEEA from the exons ATGTCGCGTGACAAGCGCATCCTCGACGGCGCCCCGGACGACGCTGCCGGCGAACCGTCGCCCAAAAGAGCTCGCGAAGACACGGAATCACCTCGTGAAAACGACCAAGCGCTGGGATCTAACAGCGTCGATACAGTTAGTGCTCCCCGTGTCCACGTCCCCAAGACTAAGTACGCTATAGCCTTCGGGTTAGTGCCAATTGTG ATACAATCTGGCCCGGGCTCAGAGCACGTGAACACGGTGGAAGGCTGCATGCTGGATGCGCTATTCGCAGCCGGCGCCATTCATGAGTCTCACCGCAGCCTTATTGCAAAGCTTCAACTATCCAAGGCCTCAAGAACCGACAAGGGTGTGCACGCCGCTTGCACGTATATAGGCGGCCGATTCGAGTTATCCCACCTTTCTTCCGGCGAACCTGACGTTTCCAGGGAGAACGCACTGGTGTCCAAGCTGAACGAGCTCCTTCCCGGCGACATCAGGTGCTTCCAAGTGTTGAGGGTCACGCGCGGCTTTTGTGCACG GTACGAGTACGTCTTCCCCGAGTGGCTGTTGCGCAAGCGTTACGTGCTTGACGACGAGTCTAAACGTGAGCTGTTCTCGAAACTGTCCGAGCAAATGGGCGGGAATTTGCAATCTCACGACCACATAAGCTGCCCCCGTATCGGCCGTGGCCCGAGCAATGGATATGACGGCACGACTGAGGATCGCGAACTGGACTTG GCTTCGCTGGAGTCGATTTTGCAAGCCTTCTGCGGTTCCCACGACTTCAGGAACTTCACGCCGAAGCAGAAGGGCATGGAAAACACAACTCAGCGCTTCATTCACGAGTTAAAGGCAT GTGGAGCGCCGCACCGTTTCCGGTACCGATGTTGTGATCGTGACGGTGACGGGGCAGTCCTTTTTGTACAACCAGATTCGCAAGATGATAAGTCTGGCGTACGAAGT TGCGCAATTCCGTTCACGCTCTCCAAGCGCCACGTCGTACAGACTGCGCTGGCACCTGCCGAAGGGCTGTTCCTCCACCAT CCTTCCTTCGACGCGTATAACAAGCGGTGCGCGCCTCCTCAGACGCCTTTCATCGAGTACGAAGACGTGGAGGCTCAGGTGGAAGAGTTCAAGCAAGCTCGGTTGTACCCCGAGATCGTGTCTAGTTTCGAGGGCGATGT GTGGAGCACGTGGCTCACTAGGCTGGTGCGCAACCCATTCTTCCTGGAAAACTGCGACTTCCGTGTGTCTGGGGAGCAGCCCACAGGCGCGAAGGGtactgccgctcccggcgccgccgcagcgcctgACCCAGCGGCAGGCGAGGAAGCCTAA
- a CDS encoding MAPKK-RELATED SERINE/THREONINE PROTEIN KINASE, putative, producing MDAYDSSAVVRRTPKDAESSIGCITTRSTAWSIDDVGGAYCDDGALGVDEASVFLPDECVENHVTQLVNEFGRMGYDYCGEAMPTLSNPSHCTFHRVRSAMGHPCFAKVVDLHTGSAWQSNHHAVEGAIIAEYLSCCGVPDDQPAEAYKESCGTRPHASCTTVEPTSDDGSETFSPSEIRDGCATLVTANVDSAQADDGQNTQLGIFAGCTLGKEHIVSQYDWLVTDDQKLIMVYENCDGGDLHTLIAKARSNGPVHFDESFIEDVFTQICMGVEYFHSKNIVHGDIKASNVLFKGDRRPVVKVGDYDTCHVAGVRVSYTGTLMYTAPELIANPHASTSFESDVWALGCLLYELLTLTHPFASPCTVQSMKETFRDFEAHISELIASVPNTYSLVMRDILVAILDVNPTKRPTVGELISILCREKP from the exons ATGGATGCTTATGACAGCAGTGCCGTCGTGAGGCGGACGCCGAAGGATGCGGAAAGTTCGATCGGATGTATCACCACTAGGTCAACAGCATGGTCGATCGATGATGTTGGCGGTGCCTATTGCGACGATGGCGCATTGGGGGTTGACGAGGCCTCGGTATTCCTTCCCGATGAATGCGTCGAAAATCACGTCACTCAGCTGGTGAATGAATTTGGCCGTATGGGTTACGACTATTGCGGAGAGGCGATGCCGACATTGTCTAACCCGTCGCACTGCACATTTCACCGCGTGAGATCAGCCATGGGGCATCCATGCTTCGCCAAAGTCGTGGACCTGCACACCGGTAGCGCATGGCAGAGCAACCACCATGCAGTTGAAGGTGCGATAATTGCGGAGTACCTATCATGTTGTGGTGTTCCAGATGACCAACCTGCCGAGGCGTATAAGGAGTCGTGCGGTACAAGACCGCATGCTTCATGCACAACAGTGGAGCCGACCTCGGACGATGGGTCTGAAACTTTTTCGCCATCGGAAATTAG GGATGGATGCGCCACATTAGTTACGGCAAACGTGGACAGTGCTCAAGCAGACGACGGACAAAATACGCAATTGGGAATATTCGCTGGCTGTACATTGGGAAAGGAGCATATAGTCAGCCAATACGACTGGTTAGTAACCGATGACCAAAAGTTGATTATGGTTTATGAAAATTGTGACGGCGGAGACCTGCATACCCTGATCGCAAAGGCCCGCAGCAACGGACCTGTACATTTCGATGAGTCATTCATCGAGGATGTTTTTACTCAAATATGTATGGGAGTGGAATATTTCCACTCTAAAAATATCGTACATGGGGATATCAAAGCTTCTAATGTACTTTTTAAAGGCGACCGCAGGCCTGTCGTCAAAGTGGGGGATTATGATACGTGCCACGTAGCGGGAGTGCGTGTGTCTTATACTGGGACGCTCATGTACACGGCACCGGAATTAATTGCAAACCCGCATGCTTCCACGAGCTTCGAAAGTGATGTGTGGGCACTTGGGTGTCTGTTATACGAATTGCTGACACTCACCCACCCTTTCGCCAGCCCATGCACCGTGCAATCGATGAAGGAAACATTTAGAGACTTCGAAGCGCACATATCGGAGCTCATAGCAAGTGTTCCGAACACGTATTCGCTTGTGATGCGAGATATCCTGGTTGCAATACTCGATGTAAATCCAACGAAGCGTCCCACTGTCGGAGAGTTAATTTCCATCTTGTGCCGCGAGAAGCCATAG